The Bifidobacterium animalis subsp. animalis ATCC 25527 genomic interval AGAGGCGCGCAGTGTCGTTCCCACTCACACCGTTGGAAGACAAGATCATCGTCAAGCAGGCGGAGGCCGAGACCCAGACCGCATCGGGTCTGATTATTCCGGACAACGCCAAGGAGAAGCCACAGCAGGGCGAAGTCCTCGCCGTTGGCCCAGGTCGTCGTGACGACAAGGGCGAGCGTGTTCCCATGGACGTCAAGGTCGGTGACAAGGTGCTGTACTCGAAGTACGGCGGCACCGAAGTCCACTTCAAGGGCGAGGAATACCTCATCGTCTCCGCTCG includes:
- the groES gene encoding co-chaperone GroES, whose protein sequence is MSFPLTPLEDKIIVKQAEAETQTASGLIIPDNAKEKPQQGEVLAVGPGRRDDKGERVPMDVKVGDKVLYSKYGGTEVHFKGEEYLIVSARDLLAVVND